gtttgagTGAATTCTGCCGTTTCcacacagcttttctaatgtgatGAAACCTGTGCATGAAAATACATTGTTGGAAACATGGCTAGTGTTAATTTATTGATTAGGTATATCTGATTTCATATTTGTAACAGCCCACCGATAGTTTATTATGTATGAACTGGTGACCTCTGTTGCTTTGTTAAATTACTTTGTTGGTTTTATGTCttaatgaaaatcaataaacatGTGACGCACATCAGTTATATCAAACATCCCAATCAGATTCTGGATTATAGATCAGATTGTCATTAATCAACAGGGACTCTGAGGGGAGCAGAAACCaccacagagactcagagagagagacaggttgtGTTTTAGTTTCAGGTTATTCAAGCAAAGACTTCAGCAAGGGCTGGAAGGAAATAAAACTATCTCACTGTTCAAATTGACTTTTTCTGACTTTAAAATATCACAATCTGTCCTCTTGgtttgaaatatctcaacatcggTGCTGGTTAGAAAGTTTCATTAcggataataaaataatacctTCTTGTCTtgtaattattactattattaatattttaatgtattcagtTTGTAGAAAATCTTTATGTTCTGTAATGTTTTGTTGGGAGAAATTCCTTTTTGTTGTAGGTTTGTTTTACCCTTTTAAGACAATTAGTgaccaaaataaatgaacaatcaAACTGTAATGTAAAATCAGAAACTTCAAAGAAGCCTATTGTCATTGTTTGTAAGATGGTAATGTGATGAAGACGATCTATGAGCTATGTTTGTCTACTAAAtctctgcaactattttgataatcaatttattatttataataatttatcaaATATTATCTGGTGTTAGTTTCTCCattgtctttgttttatatctttttagACAGAATCTTATTGTTTTGGACTGGTTGTTTAAAAGGCTCTCTGTACatcattcagagcattaatatagcagcaaacaactgttagctgtgtaaagatatagaggagcaatgtctacctgagtagagaatgaagtctctctccttCCGTGTGTGTTGTAACCAGAGCTTCTCTgagctttgtttacatagccgggccggccgtgcatgcttttagtgcatgttagcgttccccactggctagctcatgatAGCtgctacagctgataatgctGTCCTGACCAACGGCGTcattgcagaagcgtagcacccaccctccggttccccctcaagctaacactgttagctctttcagcactgtttctgttgtttgcactgttagctgccggctcagccgtcgtcatgttgagagccgtgtggagatATGATCTGAATATATAATTTAGCACCCTTAactcaaaggtttttacaggcCTGAAGAGGTAAAAGGATCCTGAATATtacaacaaaattaaattaatattgtGAATAAAACATTATTGTGGGAGCAAAGAACTTTCTGAATGAcatgagaaagaaaacaaactgacCTTTTTGGTggagctgcagctctgtgtGGTGGAGCAGCCAGAGGAGGTGGAGTGTTCAGAGAAGCCACTGTCTAGCCTCTCCTCAGCCTCCTCCTTCCTGTACTCAGGTGGAGATGCTGGGTTATGGTAGAGGGAGCGAGGGGGAGTCTGGGAGGCCTTTTTAACCCTGGTCCTGGCCCTGGACCCTGCCTCGACGAGCACTCGAGTCCTGAGTGGGGCCTGGAAGTTAAAGGGGCTGTAGGGGTCCGAGGAGCAGCTGAAGGAGCTCAACAGGCGGAGGCTTTCCGCTTCGTCCACCTCGCTGGCTGAGGTGGAGTCGTCCCAGACGTCACTGCCggatggaggggaggaggaggtgaggggagaggaggctccgagagaggagagagggagcaggGTGAGGTCAGGGGAGGAGGCGGGGGTGGACTGGTTGGAGGACAGAGGCGTGGATTTGGGGATGGTCCTGGGCGGGCTGCTGATGGTGTGCAGCCGTGCAGTGAAGTTTCGGGGGTTGTACGGGTCCACACTTTGGCACAGTGAGTTCCACAGGCGCTCCGCCTCAGAGTCTGCCTCGCTGTCCGAGTCCGaggcttcatcatcatcttcatcatcttcgtCGCTCGAGTCAGACAGATCAGACGAGCCCTCGCTGTCAAagccatcatcatcaacatcatcaccgGACTCCccgtctgattggctgctgtcgTCGTCACTGCATGGGCAGCCCATGATGAAGGCGATGGCTTTATTCTGGCACTGTGGGTTGGTGAGCTCTGTGGCCTCCGCAGACTGACCCTCCTGAGGGGATGCTTcctgttcttcctcctcttcttttcctGATGTAGACTCTCCCTCTTCAGAAGTCTCTTCCTCCATTTCTGTCTCGATGGTGGCACTACTCTCAGCTGATTcagcctcctgctgctgcagctgctcttCAGTCAGGGCTTTCACCATGTGCAGCTGGTACACCTGGAACTGCTCCTCCTCCAGACTGGAGTAACCATTGTCCTGATCAGGGGTCAGCAGTGCCACCTCACTGCAGGCGGTGGCAGCTCCTGAACTGCTAAGGTGGTTACTGATGCTGAGCCGGTGGTCAGTCATGGACCCATCTGTGTTCTGGACTGTTTGAAGGCCTCTATTGTTAGCCGGCTCCTCTTTGTGGTCAGTTTGTCCAGTGTTTTCTCCCAGCGTCCATTCTCTGTCACCGCTCTGGACAAACACATCGGTTGTTTTGGGTACTTTTGTTTCTGCCACTGGTTGTTGTGGACAAAGCCAGCCTGTGACTGGGACCTCCTCAGCCCAGGACTCATCTGACAACAGCCCTTTCTGTGAGCTCTCCTCGCCTCCCCAGAAGCTGCCCCACCACGTCCTGCTCTTACCCCCGTTGCTCTTCACAGAGGGACCAGCAGGCTCCCAGTCTTTCCCCCCTGTGGGTTTCATTTCCTGAGATGACACTGAGCTCAACAGAACATGAGTGAAAAAAGTCCTGACAGAAGACAAATATCCTATTTGAGTTTGCTGGCAGAGATTCAAGTCTTCTGCGTTTTGAATCCCGATCTCCCGCAGAGAATCAGCGGTCAGCCACGGTAGAGCGCTGCCGTCTCTCGGCTCCAGCAGGCCGGCGGCTCCTTCGTGCTGACACCGCAGGTAGGTGAGGTGAGGAGCCGGGTGCTGCGTCAGAGGCATCATGTCGTCTAGCTGTCTTAAAAACTCACTTTCCTCGTCAACAAAGCTGGTTTTTAACCCCCCACTGGTCCACCCGGCTCCGGTTTCAGCCTGGGTTGGTGTCCGGGGTCGTCCCGGGAGATATCTCTGCAGAAAAGCCATCGCAGGCCTAGACAGCAGGCCAATCCACGAGCTTTCCTGGCTGTGGAGCCCGGGGGAGGTGACTCCACGTCGGACCGCGGAGGAGGAGCTCTGCTCGGCGGATAAATGTCCGTCAGCGCTCATACTTCTGAACATCTTCAATGCAAAAGTGcaaaatataaattatgtgACATAACCTGAGGAACACAGATGTCTCGGCTATTCAGCTGTCAGACTGTAGGCGGCTCAACAGCAGCAGTTATCATCCATCTATTACCCAAGTTAAGCGCTATTTCAGTGAGACATGGTGTTTTACACAGCCTGGTGCGCACAGCGACCTCCACAGAGACAGGGAACCGGGGGGACAACGTCCGTGACCCCGTCGAGCTGCGCGGCGCTAACGCTCCCCTGAGAGTGGTGGTTGGACTTCTTCCTGGTGGAGAACTTCGTGAACACGGTGACGGAAAACACGGTGGATAACTCCCGGTGCATTGATGAGAAAAGAGCCATTTTGTCTGCTTTTAATCCCCgtgaagagtgaagaagaaGGCGGGCGGTGAGAGCGGTCTCTGGCTTCCAACGGTCGGTAGCCGGGGATGCTAACAGGTTAGCTTAGCGGTTAGCTTAGCGGTACGTTAACCGGCGTAGTTCGAAATACTTGATCAAAAACTACAATTTGTCGGCTTCATTCTTCAGAGTACACTGTTTTTATCTCCTTTGAGTGATAATAAGGTCCCGGTTTTACCGAATAAACGTGTTATTTTAACGGTGCGGTCGCTTCCGTGTGTCCGTGTCGGTTGGTCGTCTTCAAGCTCCAGTTAGAGATTTCATCAGAAACATTAGGGACCGTCCGTCAATGAGTCGTCGCTCTGTCTCAGTGCAGCCGCAGAGCCAGGGACCGTCAAGGTGTTACTCACCGAGTGTTACGTAATGTAAACCAGTCAGAGGTcttcagtgctgctgctgccatgtGTTTATCAGCTGAGAGCCTCCCACACTGAGACAGTCCCTTATCTGGACCTGCAGCTCTGTGAGCAGCAGCATGTCACTGTGAACTGAAATACTGAAATAGTCTCAGTCTCATTTCACATTAgtgaactatatatatatatatagatagatatatctatctatctatctatctatagatatatatatatagatatatatatatatctatagatatatgtatgtatatatatacatatatatattcatacatatatacatatacatatatatatgtatatatatatatacatacatatatatatatatatacaaacatatatatatatataaacatacatatatataaacatacatatatatatatacatacatatatatatatacatacatatatatatacatatatatatatgtatatatatacatatatgtatatatatatacatatacatacataatacatatatacatatatacatatacatacatacatatatatatatatacatacatacatatatatatatacatacatatatatatatacatatatatatatatacacatagtggtggaagaagtactcagatcttaaAGTAAAGTATgacaatgtaaaaaataatccaGTACAAGTATTCTTAGCGAAATGTACTGAAAGTAAATTACTCATGTTTATTtgaatctaaaataaaaatgaaagaaggaaaaacagggaggaggaagacaggaggaggaggaggaggaggaggagatggagatacAAGAAGAAGCAAAAGGAGGACACAACAGAAAAGTGAAGAAGCAATAGAAAAAGATGTTGGGCTGAAAGACGAAACGTTTCAACAGAAACTCAACAACTTTTTTTGCAATTCAAGTTTATTTTGTAGTgcaaataatacaaaacatgttccaaaatgaaattaatacacattaataataAGAGCTACTAAATCCGACTACGCTGCAGTGGAAAATCTAATCACATTTTCATTAAGTTGAGTCTGTACAGTACATAAAGATCCAGTTCACTGTGAACTTACATTCTGCTCCTGTAGTCTCAGTGTGTCATCACCACCTTCACTGCACATCACTCTTCTCACCATGTCTCCATCACAGCTTTACTgaactccatttaaaaaaaactgcctttttaaaaaagagtAGATGATTTAAATCAGTCACTTCACACTAAATCCACCTTTCTTAGTGAGAGGCAGGTGGTCCTTGAATATTTCATCttaaactgaaattaaaattaatttgcattaagaAAATCAATATGAAATCAAAAtatctgtcatgttcacaccgcCTGTAATTTACTTTACAACttacgattattttcattatcgattaatgtgccgattattttctagattaatcgttcggtctataaaatgtcagaaaatagtgaaaaatgtccatcacggTTTCTCAAAGTCCtatgtgatgtctttaaatgtcttgttttgttagtccaaaacccaaacatattcagtttaatatgatagaAAACAgaagcaggaaatctccatatttgagaagctgaaacttaattttctgctatttttacatgaaaaattactttaacgatTCATTAATTGccaaaatagttggcgaatATTTTTCTGTCTATTGACTGATCGTTTAGCCGACTCATCATCGCAGCTCTATTTTGAACACACAGTGACAGAATATAACCAGTGCTGCACCATAGCAGCTGACCGTGGGGAACGCCCACTCATCACAGGATCAAACATCATGGCTGCTGCTCTCACAAGACATGCTGATTGGATCTGTTTAAAGAACTACGGGAGGGCAGCAGGGTCAAAAATAACAACTACAGCCCTATTTGCACAGGACTAGGATTACCAGGGGATCTCATgtgatttgttgttttattgttgatttatttgttccgtaacttccgtacttaagttacagcacttccagttattttaacacaaactgcgatcttttcctaaacctaaccaagaagtttcattttttaaaatattggagtggaaattgacacgtgcgtcacgcgttgctggacatttgtaggaaaaccaagcccccaggaagagcgccgggctttgaagcaaattttcgctgtggccaaatggcggttctacaacttctgtgtccatcacctgatgccattggacccaaaaatactttttcctatagacttacatcgggaaaagagacgtctgtaacttagcagacaatttttttttgaggtgaatcaacttcccagtatgaacacttgaataacccttatttaaatcattaggtcctaaaagttgtaaaaatacactaatagctgaatcccgagttatttttcttcctccgttcatgtgaatgataaccagaccgaggctggagcgagggctgggtggcggagttaaaggaaacgctagtgcgcctgctctatgggcccaattgatgcggaagatcgccggatgatccgggtactttatcacttggccattttggcttcatgcgccactgagcaactctcataggaatgaacaggagcttccgccaacgctgtatccagttctctttttaCACTCAtgaggaaaacgcacaaaaaatacgttgttgaaagtcttgCTGAGCGTAACAAAAAAGGGGAAAtctgtgtctatgtacacgattCAAATAggttaaatttcgtgactatttcacaaactgccgtgagactgtgttggccGCAGATATGATGTCAAGGCTAGAAGAAGAAATACAGGTATTGGGTGTGTGAAGAGACACCCGCTACCAAAAGCAATTTGATGGTGCACAACCACACCGTTAACAAAAGACCTCCTGCTCCGATGTGAATGGGTCTCCATGCTGTGTAGCAAGATGAGCCTCCTGAATTTGCACTGAAAATGCAAAACTTTCATTTATATTGCCAACGTAGCCTCCATAATTCATGACCGGGAAAGAGGTAGAAAAAGGcgcagagaaaacaaaaaaactttacaaaaaaaaaatacgtcCCCAAATCACAAGATGCTGATTCGCACAGTACTAATATTACTGTATAATATTATCATCTGATGGAGCGAAATACAGTAGGTAAAAGGCGGAGAACTTTTTAGTGGACAAATTACGGACATGGCAGACTCACACGGAATTAAGATCACAGACGACCTCCACAATTATTACAAATGACCAGAGGTCCCCGGGTAATACTAGTCCAGCACTAATAGGGCTTAATTCACCTCAGATATCTCAGATACACATTTAAACTTTTTCTCTCAGAATTCTGAGACTCAAAGTTTCACATCTGGAAAAGAGTGCTGAGCAGATCAGTGTAGTTTGTTTCCTGCAGGTTCACCTCCTCAGTTCATCTACAGCGCAGAAACAACCTGCAGGAAACAAACTCAAGCTCCCCTTCAATGTTCACTGCAGCTGGATTATCAGAAATCCAGTTTAAAATCGTTCCCAAAAAGTACAAAATCACAGGATTAAAAAACAAGGAATGAAATGTAGAAACAAAGAGCAGATTATTAAGAGCTGAAAGGCAAACAGGATGTCTCTCATGCACCACAGATAGAAAATCAAATCATCCTCACTATAAAAATATCCTGTTAGCAACATTGAGGCTAAAGCTCTGCATGTACAGAAACACTCAGCagaaacttcttcttctctactACTGCGGCGCTAGtttgtgtggttttattttcaGGACACGAAAAGCTGCAAAACAAATTGTCCCTGGAATTCTTAAACGCAGCTTTAAAGtcctggaaaaataaaaatgactcgACTGGCACGGAACGTTTTCTCTGATAGGATTCAGTACTTCATCATTTCTGCAGCAAGGTGGAAATAAAATGGTATTAAAGTAAGTTAGGAAATAAAactgatgtgtaaaatgtgaacCAACGTCTGAACAGTACATGTTCAtcccttttttcctcttttgtttcCGCTGATAAATGTCTCAatttcccagcatgcacctgtgTGTGCTGACTGAAACATGAGATACTACATCTTTTCATCGtaattatcattatattattttttaacttgTCATCTGTTTTTCCTATTTCACTGACTAAAATTATTCCATCTTTCACATCTGAGCAACATGTGTTTTTAAACTCAGTCAGAAACCAAACTGATCCACATCAGAACTGATCCACATCAGAACTGATCCACATCAGAACTGAACCACATCAGAACCAAAACCAGTGAATAATATTAAATGAAACCCAGACTGCAGTGAgtcctctcatggtgtgttcaCACCAAACGCAAAGCAAATTCTTCTCATGGCACGTTTACAAACAAAGTCGAGGCAAAGACGCGAATAGTCACAAATTTGCGCCGGGTGACACAAATGAAATTTGCGTGACACTGTGTCGCGAAAGCCTATCAGCGTTAAGATTCTCCTCCTGATCtcctgacgttgttgaatcagaaattaTGATGATTGTGGCCGTCTGTGGGCACCCAGAGCTCTACGATAGTACCTCATATTTGTACAGATATAGAATTTTAAAGTTGAAAATGGGCGACGGAGTTGATAATCATTGATAATCTGATCAATGGATTTGAGGGCGCAAAAGACGCggcatgtgtacggcccctAATTAAATGACGTTGATGGAGCAGTTACAATATTAGCATAGCCTAGCCCTGATtgatccgaactccattcagaaaagaaacattttaaaagttgtttggaGACAGAAGACCTGACAAAGAATGAATTCAGACATTTTACAAATCTGCATCATAATGTCgttatttctgcacccatttgatccgtttattgtatTTAAATCACAGtaacatctgtttattttgggttcataccacaGTAGTAAATCAGATTAATTCAGCTGAAGTGTGACTTGCTAGATGATACTAGATACAGTTACTTATTAGCTGTGTGCGCATCCggatgatgttatgaacccagacacgacggcgtttggttttccgacgcctctgggacttccacaacaggCACAAAGCAGCAATATTATTTCGGCCACGGTTGATGACTTAAGAAACGTTGTTGGTATCAAAGATGCTCTGAACCGTCCGTTGGTATCTACACGGAGGTAAGCCCCTCCCTCCTCTATGGCTCGTCTCGCATGAGTAacgcaaataaacacaaatgatcTCGTGCAACTGACGCGAGGCGAAAATTCGCTTTGAATTTGATGTGAACACAGCATCAGAGTCTGAACCTGTCGTCatttaaatgaatacaaatattcTGACAGTTAAAACAGTGAAAAGTTTCTCCTTCGTGTTCACATATTTCTGTTAAATCGTTAGTTTAACTTATTATCGTGGAAGTGACTTCATTGTGCAGTTTGTTTGAAATCACATCAGgagacatttcaaaagtttaaaGGACCTGatcatgaaaataaatcaaaactttgatgaatttttttttttaaaagtccagattttgtctgtttttaaaaagaacACAACTATAATGAACTGATGACATCAGTGAAGctaaactgcagctttaaccttagactccctcacacacagagggaggatCAGCCACAcggcttttactttgaaaggacTTTCCTTTTGTTTCTTCTGTCCTCCAGAGGAGAactgcttctcttcttctctccctttAAATCCACcgcttcctgtttcctgtccgTCAGTGGGCGGAGTCTGAGCCGGCGGCACCCAGCTGGTGCCAGTCCACCCAGTGCTGACCCGGTACCAGCCTCTTCAGAGGGATGAAGGTCTCTCCCAGCAGGGTGTTCTCCCAGAAAGCCCCGTCACCAAGAACCCGCAGGTGGATCACCCTCTGGTCCAGGTCCCCCCGAGGGATCCGCTCATACACCAGCTGAAGGGGTCGGGGGGGATAATAAtgacaatgaaataaaacagaaaagaacagAGGAAGAGGGAAGAACACACAGTTAATTAATGAAATCTACCTGAAATCTGTTTGGGGACAAAAATAATCacagttttctttatttagCTGGATGGATATcacttttcatactttaaagggagagtttgtgtgttttgaagtggggttgtatgaggtacttatccattgtcagtttagagaaacagacaggagtaccagtacaggagcaaagtaatgtactgctgtcgacgggggcagcagcaaaacagatttgtaaaatgtgagagaccccttcacataacgacatgttctgttcaatttaacagtttCGTTCCTATAgagtgtggagagcaacgatttggccaaaacagcacaccacacactaacagattcataaatcaacaacaagagttaaaaaaacagaaatctcgcaaaatctctcgcgatcaaacgtgactttagtgtaaacaaacatggcggatgGACGggaagaattagtgatgttagtttttgcactactttgtactgaaaattctctaaggatggatggatgaagtcacgGAGACACGTTGAATAAACACTCGTGTTgctgccacaaatcaacaagttggtcctccatctctgagctccatcttactactactttatgctacaagtttagcattagctcatgcattagcctcggccgccatgacggcggtggttgtccttccttcttcagtcagcttggttctcaataagctatcgttctttcccacgtgactgcgtcatcagCTGTCCTCGTGGTTCCCCACACAGAGCAGGATATCTGATTTaaaatcggtgcggccaggatggacttcagagCAGATTGGGGGATGAAagaaacactcttaacatacctcacaccacaggaacatctggaaagatcatttagaaccatcaaaaaattgGGGCTTTGCTGACAATTGCCTGCCGGGAGGAATCAGacccaaaatcagcttgattcttgtgtagtgtgtacccggtattagtttgtgttgttggtggctttgaagagaacatAGATAACAGCTCAGTTCCcagtcagaaagggctgtctgacagcgaggtaaagcggtgaaaatatattctaaatatagtgtacacttaaactgctattgcccccgtccacagcagtacattgctttgctcccgtgccgGTAATCCTGTCtgttttctccaaactgggggcgtgccgaccgccatctactgcaGGTAATAGACTGaatatggagaagtacctcatacaacaccaCCTCAAAagatccaaactatccctttaagtaagtttttgaatgcagggcttttacttgtagtggagtattttcacagtgtggtattagtactttcacttCAGTGAAGGATTTGAGTACTTCCTCCCCCGCTGTGTGTAGCTAAGCTCCAGCGTTGAGGTGAGTTAGCTTTAGTTGTGAGTGTGCTGTTGTTTTCTATCTCTGTCGGTGGCGTCCTGTCTGATTACCATCTCGTTGTAGGTGGGGTTACAGGTGCGTCGTGCTGCCTTGGTCTTCCTCTTGCTGGTCTTCTGGGGGTCTGGGAGGAGGTAGAGCTTCACGTAGGGGTCCGGGTCTGTGCCGTCCTGCAGGGGCTGCTGTTCATGCCAACAGCCAATCAAAACACGGGAGTAAGAAAACAGAACTTTGAGCAGCTGGttgttattaataaataataaaatcgaTAAAAGTTCATTGATGAAATCCTCTGTGAAGTCTTTACTGTACAACATGTCACAGAACAGTTACCTAGCAACAAGTctgaataaacacacacacacacacacagagtcagacTGACCAGGCCTCGTATGTGCATCACCATGATGAAGAGTTTGTCGTTCTTGTAGGAGATCGACAGTTTGACCTCGCCAAGCTCTTTTCCTGCCGCTGGAGACCACGCCAGCTCTGCAACACAAAACCACACACTGAgctttgatatatatatatatttaaatatacacacatagAAACAGCAGCTCAGACATCATCAGTAACCCTGACCTGCTGCTGagtccagaggcctgtactacgaagcgagttcaacatacccggggtatcttctcgttatctggcttcactaaccctaacaaacgagatccagCTAGacggtcctacgacgctggttatcaactcggtaagtcaacccagggtttctcaatctggctctGAGCGTGTTTACATTAAAAGGAGCGGGGTTTGCagcatgtgaccaatcacagacatggacgaGTCCACAGactttcagacagacaggcagaatgccacattttacaaaggaagtgCAAACTATATtggacaaatatgaagaagttaaacgcataatccagactaaaatcaACACGgttgaagctgctaaatgcaggaaggacagctggcaaaagaaaaaattgctgatgtgtgaatgcataAATTAACATTACAATTTATTAATCTACAGAATACTCAAAAATCAGATATAttcgtctagatggggcagtgttATTATCAAAAGCTTTTAGAATAAAAtggataaatatattttttattgttctttttatGGTTATGATTCACTATGGTCTTTGACAACAATGTGgcgtgtgtgactatttcagccttctttcagctgcgtcccaaactccggcggtgtgaaacagacttgagagcaagtaaaaaaataaatataaaaacataattcaaagcggtaaacacccccaGCATAAAGTCAGCTGTCCTTCTTGTATTTGTCAGTTtacactgtgttgtttttagtctggattatgacttaaacttcttcatatgtgtttaatattatcatacaatcaccgcactgagctctgattggtcagtaggaggtgcttttataggagttgatct
This portion of the Sebastes fasciatus isolate fSebFas1 chromosome 1, fSebFas1.pri, whole genome shotgun sequence genome encodes:
- the ppp1r15b gene encoding uncharacterized protein ppp1r15b; amino-acid sequence: MFRSMSADGHLSAEQSSSSAVRRGVTSPGLHSQESSWIGLLSRPAMAFLQRYLPGRPRTPTQAETGAGWTSGGLKTSFVDEESEFLRQLDDMMPLTQHPAPHLTYLRCQHEGAAGLLEPRDGSALPWLTADSLREIGIQNAEDLNLCQQTQIGYLSSVRTFFTHVLLSSVSSQEMKPTGGKDWEPAGPSVKSNGGKSRTWWGSFWGGEESSQKGLLSDESWAEEVPVTGWLCPQQPVAETKVPKTTDVFVQSGDREWTLGENTGQTDHKEEPANNRGLQTVQNTDGSMTDHRLSISNHLSSSGAATACSEVALLTPDQDNGYSSLEEEQFQVYQLHMVKALTEEQLQQQEAESAESSATIETEMEEETSEEGESTSGKEEEEEQEASPQEGQSAEATELTNPQCQNKAIAFIMGCPCSDDDSSQSDGESGDDVDDDGFDSEGSSDLSDSSDEDDEDDDEASDSDSEADSEAERLWNSLCQSVDPYNPRNFTARLHTISSPPRTIPKSTPLSSNQSTPASSPDLTLLPLSSLGASSPLTSSSPPSGSDVWDDSTSASEVDEAESLRLLSSFSCSSDPYSPFNFQAPLRTRVLVEAGSRARTRVKKASQTPPRSLYHNPASPPEYRKEEAEERLDSGFSEHSTSSGCSTTQSCSSTKKVRFCDDVEEFFASCGEEEEEDRRGPWEELARDRCRFLRRCQEVEQSIAYCLQPQHRSLVYCRLATVLYVQDA